A genomic window from Streptomyces broussonetiae includes:
- a CDS encoding metallophosphoesterase family protein: protein MESTAGAGQLLAISDLHITYPENRALVEGMHPTGENDWLIVAGDIAETVADIRWALATLAGRFSKVLWAPGNHDLWTHPKDTVTLRGVARYEHLVALCRELGVVTPEDPYPVWEGPGGPVAVAPLFLGYDYSWLPAGCATKAAGLAYAESTGIVCNDEYLLHPDPYPTLDAWCRARVAETERRLAALPAGLPVVPANHYPLHRHPTEVLWHPEFAMWCGTELTADWHRRFPVATMVYGHLHIPRTTWHDGVRFVEVSVGYPREWRKRPEPPGRLRSILPMEVEAGDRGAAPGVGRGRGGTP from the coding sequence GTGGAGTCGACGGCCGGGGCCGGACAGCTGCTGGCCATCAGCGACCTGCACATCACCTATCCGGAGAACCGCGCCCTGGTCGAGGGCATGCACCCCACCGGTGAGAACGACTGGCTGATCGTGGCCGGTGACATCGCCGAGACCGTGGCCGACATCCGCTGGGCGCTCGCCACGCTCGCCGGCCGCTTCTCCAAGGTGCTGTGGGCGCCGGGCAACCACGACCTGTGGACCCATCCCAAGGACACCGTCACCCTGCGGGGTGTCGCCCGTTACGAGCACCTGGTCGCCCTCTGCCGGGAGCTGGGCGTCGTCACCCCCGAGGACCCCTACCCGGTGTGGGAGGGCCCGGGCGGCCCGGTCGCCGTCGCCCCGCTCTTCCTCGGGTACGACTACTCGTGGCTGCCGGCCGGCTGCGCCACCAAGGCCGCCGGCCTGGCCTACGCGGAGAGCACGGGCATCGTCTGCAACGACGAGTACCTGCTGCACCCCGACCCCTATCCGACCCTGGACGCCTGGTGCCGGGCCCGGGTCGCCGAGACCGAACGCAGACTGGCCGCGCTGCCCGCGGGCCTGCCCGTCGTGCCGGCCAACCACTACCCGCTGCACCGGCATCCCACCGAGGTGCTGTGGCACCCCGAGTTCGCCATGTGGTGCGGCACCGAGCTGACCGCCGACTGGCACCGCCGGTTCCCCGTCGCGACCATGGTCTACGGTCATCTGCACATCCCCCGCACCACCTGGCACGACGGAGTCCGCTTCGTGGAGGTGTCCGTGGGTTATCCCCGAGAGTGGCGCAAGCGTCCGGAACCGCCGGGCCGGCTGCGCAGTATCCTGCCGATGGAGGTCGAAGCCGGTGATCGAGGAGCTGCTCCCGGGGTTGGTCGTGGCCGTGGAGGCACACCGTGA
- a CDS encoding 4'-phosphopantetheinyl transferase family protein: MIEELLPGLVVAVEAHRDDPLWDTPLFAEEEALVERAVAKRRREFAAVRGCARRAMEKLGVPAQPVVSGERGAPVWPAGLIGSMTHCDGYGAAALVRAGELASLGIDAEPHGPLPEGVGDSVFLPAEAERLARLAAQRPAVHWDRILFSAKESVYKAWFPLTRKWLDFSEADITLHTDPEGAAHGTLHAELLVPGPLVAGRRLQAFDGRWAVRDALVATAVVVPHA, encoded by the coding sequence GTGATCGAGGAGCTGCTCCCGGGGTTGGTCGTGGCCGTGGAGGCACACCGTGACGACCCGCTGTGGGACACGCCGCTCTTCGCCGAGGAGGAGGCGCTCGTCGAGCGCGCGGTGGCCAAGCGCCGCCGTGAGTTCGCCGCCGTGCGCGGGTGTGCCCGGCGGGCCATGGAGAAGCTCGGCGTGCCCGCCCAGCCCGTCGTCAGTGGTGAGCGGGGCGCCCCCGTCTGGCCGGCCGGCCTGATCGGCAGCATGACCCACTGCGACGGCTACGGCGCCGCAGCGCTCGTCCGCGCGGGCGAACTGGCCTCCCTCGGAATCGATGCCGAGCCGCACGGGCCGCTTCCGGAGGGTGTCGGCGACAGCGTGTTCCTGCCCGCCGAGGCCGAGCGGCTCGCCCGGCTCGCCGCGCAGCGGCCCGCCGTGCACTGGGACCGGATCCTGTTCAGCGCCAAGGAGTCCGTCTACAAGGCATGGTTCCCGCTGACCCGGAAGTGGCTGGACTTCTCCGAGGCCGACATCACCCTGCACACCGATCCGGAGGGCGCCGCGCACGGCACCCTGCACGCCGAACTCCTCGTCCCCGGCCCCCTGGTCGCGGGCCGCAGGCTCCAGGCCTTCGACGGCCGGTGGGCCGTACGCGACGCGCTGGTGGCCACCGCCGTGGTCGTACCGCACGCGTGA
- a CDS encoding toxin-antitoxin system, toxin component, translating to MGIGRDMRRLCNELVGGLTLPAPAPPQELYRALCGAMSRRRGRPVTFRTAAFPSGTASGLWLDLTDRDLVVVEERTAPGHQLVILGHELWHMQADHCGHPVAGIGVATRLLDDDTDQAALQAAVQRVAARTRFDLAEEQQAETFGLLLASKCRTWLAGSAPRGSGRRDDLAGRIEATLGYPGPQG from the coding sequence GTGGGCATCGGCAGGGACATGCGCCGGCTGTGCAACGAGTTGGTGGGCGGGCTGACCCTGCCCGCGCCTGCGCCGCCGCAGGAGCTGTACCGCGCGCTGTGCGGGGCGATGAGCCGCCGCCGCGGTCGGCCGGTGACCTTCCGTACGGCCGCCTTCCCGTCCGGCACCGCGAGCGGGCTCTGGCTGGATCTGACCGACCGCGATCTCGTCGTCGTGGAGGAACGTACCGCCCCCGGCCACCAGTTGGTGATCCTCGGTCACGAGCTGTGGCACATGCAGGCCGACCACTGCGGGCACCCCGTGGCCGGGATCGGGGTCGCCACTCGGCTGCTGGACGACGACACCGACCAGGCCGCGCTGCAGGCCGCGGTGCAGCGGGTCGCGGCCCGCACCCGCTTCGACCTCGCCGAGGAACAGCAGGCCGAGACCTTCGGGCTGCTGCTGGCGAGCAAGTGCCGTACCTGGCTGGCCGGTTCGGCCCCGCGCGGCTCGGGCCGGCGCGACGACCTGGCCGGCCGTATCGAAGCGACCCTGGGCTATCCGGGGCCGCAGGGCTGA
- a CDS encoding helix-turn-helix domain-containing protein codes for MTDGYEDPGASATAQLPAVVARVTALADRLGVPHSEVFDVGRLSVACGVPEPVVRALLSGRPAGEPDVQARFLQRLGLLRRTRLKPNGRKYTQQEIADGAGMSRQQAGALINGDRRPTMEHCNALQRFFRVHAGFLTAEDPEALAGALQRTEQELLQKLADRERADAGADADPLERLLQDHGVRGIAWRAAQLPTDQHRDKVAEWLDMLLESVKRPES; via the coding sequence GTGACGGATGGCTACGAGGATCCGGGCGCCTCGGCGACCGCTCAGCTGCCGGCCGTCGTCGCCCGCGTCACCGCGCTCGCCGACCGGCTCGGCGTACCGCACAGCGAGGTCTTCGACGTCGGACGGCTCTCCGTCGCCTGCGGCGTCCCCGAGCCGGTGGTCAGGGCCCTGCTCAGCGGACGGCCCGCGGGCGAACCGGACGTCCAGGCACGCTTCCTGCAGCGCCTGGGCCTGCTGCGCCGCACCCGGCTGAAGCCCAACGGCCGCAAGTACACCCAGCAGGAGATCGCCGACGGGGCGGGCATGTCCCGCCAGCAGGCCGGCGCCCTCATCAACGGCGACCGCCGGCCCACCATGGAGCACTGCAACGCGCTCCAGCGGTTCTTCCGGGTGCACGCCGGTTTCCTGACCGCCGAGGACCCCGAGGCACTGGCGGGTGCGCTGCAGCGCACCGAGCAGGAGCTGCTGCAAAAGCTTGCCGACCGCGAGCGGGCCGATGCCGGGGCCGACGCGGATCCGCTGGAGCGGCTGCTGCAGGACCACGGGGTGCGCGGGATCGCGTGGCGGGCGGCGCAGTTACCGACCGACCAGCACCGGGACAAGGTCGCGGAGTGGCTGGACATGCTCTTGGAGAGCGTCAAGCGGCCCGAGTCGTGA
- a CDS encoding MmyB family transcriptional regulator has protein sequence MAHQAGGQRPAPRPVPETCDTQAYLQDYAALLESLALPSLVVDHRWDVIMANSAYATLFRGVRPHPTAMPGDNFLRFVLFHPDASEILGEHEPGWCLPMLAHLRTALEAYGHDHELQAVRREIAQDPLMEAAYRQGLPHWMRAVGEAGTRLDGAVRLLLHPDPRRGPTECRVVDETPQTLREIGYRRLTMVLRDARRPAPPAPRRARRPRGTTAAHLTVVPAPQD, from the coding sequence ATGGCACATCAGGCAGGAGGGCAGCGGCCGGCACCGCGGCCCGTCCCCGAGACGTGCGACACCCAGGCGTACCTCCAGGACTACGCCGCACTGCTGGAGTCCCTCGCCCTGCCCTCCCTCGTCGTGGATCACCGCTGGGACGTCATCATGGCCAACAGCGCGTACGCGACGCTCTTTCGCGGCGTGCGCCCGCATCCGACGGCCATGCCGGGGGACAACTTCCTGCGGTTCGTGCTCTTCCACCCGGACGCCTCCGAGATCCTCGGCGAGCACGAGCCGGGCTGGTGCCTGCCGATGCTGGCCCATCTCAGGACCGCCCTGGAGGCGTACGGCCACGATCACGAACTCCAGGCGGTGCGGCGGGAGATCGCCCAGGACCCGCTCATGGAGGCCGCCTACCGGCAGGGCCTGCCGCACTGGATGCGGGCCGTCGGCGAGGCCGGGACCCGGCTCGACGGGGCCGTCCGGCTGCTGCTCCACCCCGACCCGCGCCGGGGCCCGACCGAGTGCCGGGTGGTCGACGAGACGCCGCAGACCCTCCGGGAGATCGGCTACCGACGGCTGACGATGGTCCTGCGCGATGCCCGCCGGCCCGCCCCGCCCGCCCCACGCCGCGCGCGCCGTCCGCGTGGCACGACGGCGGCCCACCTCACGGTCGTCCCGGCACCCCAGGACTGA
- a CDS encoding PDR/VanB family oxidoreductase produces MTQSELVVVQRRLAADGVVSLTLRHPLGRQLPAWEPGAHVDLLLGPGLERQYSLCSDPADRSAWRIAVLREPHGRGGSAHVHAELDVGAKVRVRGPRNHFRLEPARRYLFVAGGIGITPLLPMLAAAEAAGAQWSLLYGGRSRASMAFTGELARYGDRVVLAPQDETGLLDLGPVLDGLPEDALVYCCGPGPLLDAVEERCPARSLRVERFRPREQQAHSEREFAVVLTRSGRTVTVPPDVSVLDAVRAAGVEVLYSCAEGTCGTCETGVLEGAPDHRDSVLTEEERAAGDTMMICVSRCRGTRLVLDL; encoded by the coding sequence GTGACGCAGAGCGAACTGGTCGTCGTGCAGCGGCGGTTGGCGGCGGACGGCGTGGTGTCGCTGACTCTGCGCCACCCGCTCGGCCGGCAACTGCCCGCCTGGGAGCCCGGCGCCCATGTGGACCTGCTGCTCGGGCCGGGGCTGGAACGGCAGTACTCGCTGTGCTCGGACCCGGCGGACCGCTCCGCATGGCGGATCGCGGTGCTGCGCGAGCCGCACGGGCGCGGCGGATCGGCCCACGTGCACGCCGAGTTGGACGTGGGCGCCAAGGTGCGGGTGCGCGGGCCGCGCAACCACTTCCGGCTGGAACCCGCCCGCCGCTACCTGTTCGTCGCGGGCGGCATCGGCATCACCCCCCTGCTGCCGATGCTGGCCGCGGCCGAGGCGGCGGGAGCACAGTGGTCGCTGCTGTACGGCGGCCGGTCCCGTGCCTCCATGGCTTTCACGGGGGAACTCGCGCGCTATGGCGACCGGGTCGTCCTCGCCCCGCAGGACGAGACGGGCCTGCTGGACCTGGGCCCGGTGCTGGACGGCCTGCCGGAGGACGCCCTGGTGTACTGCTGCGGTCCGGGGCCACTGCTGGACGCCGTCGAGGAGCGCTGCCCGGCCCGGTCACTGCGCGTGGAGCGGTTTCGGCCGAGGGAGCAACAGGCGCACTCCGAACGGGAATTCGCGGTGGTCCTCACCCGCAGCGGCCGTACCGTCACCGTCCCGCCGGACGTCTCCGTGCTGGACGCGGTGCGCGCCGCCGGGGTCGAGGTGCTGTACTCCTGCGCCGAGGGGACGTGCGGCACCTGTGAGACCGGGGTGCTGGAGGGCGCCCCGGACCACCGGGACTCGGTCCTCACCGAGGAGGAGCGGGCGGCCGGCGACACGATGATGATCTGCGTGTCGCGGTGCCGGGGCACCCGTCTGGTGCTGGATCTGTGA
- a CDS encoding aromatic ring-hydroxylating dioxygenase subunit alpha — MPHATAFARNQWYVAAYSQEVGRELLGRTILGEPLVLYRAEEDGAPVALHDRCVHRRYPLSESGLDGDRIVCGYHGFTYDRSGTCVYVPGQKRVPRTARVASYPVLEQDSLVWVWIGDAALADPGTVPRARHLDSPGWVTVRGMEPIDADYGLLVDNLLDLSHETYLHGGYIGTPEVAETPITTEVDEGAGIVRVSRRMEDAECPPFYARSTGITGRITRRQDIEYHAPCLYLLHSRIAPTGVAPAPDGSDPHGFRTEITYAITPASDGRVYDFWAVSRDWATDDAEVTEFLRANNHTVVMQDVDALRLLQRTLDTERTGYQELSINIDTGGLAARRILTRLAEEGDKPQERVR; from the coding sequence ATGCCCCATGCAACCGCCTTCGCACGGAATCAGTGGTATGTCGCCGCCTACAGCCAGGAGGTCGGGCGCGAGCTGCTCGGCCGGACGATCCTCGGCGAGCCGCTCGTGCTGTACCGCGCCGAGGAGGACGGCGCCCCCGTCGCCCTGCACGACCGGTGCGTCCACCGCCGCTACCCGCTCTCCGAGAGCGGCCTGGACGGCGACCGGATCGTCTGCGGCTACCACGGCTTCACCTACGACCGGTCCGGCACCTGCGTGTACGTACCGGGCCAGAAACGCGTTCCGCGCACCGCTCGCGTCGCCTCCTACCCGGTGCTGGAGCAGGACTCCCTGGTGTGGGTGTGGATCGGCGACGCGGCCCTGGCCGACCCGGGAACCGTCCCGCGGGCCCGGCACCTCGACTCCCCCGGCTGGGTCACCGTCCGGGGCATGGAGCCGATCGACGCCGACTACGGCCTGCTCGTCGACAACCTCCTCGACCTCTCGCACGAGACCTATCTGCACGGCGGCTACATCGGCACCCCCGAGGTCGCCGAGACGCCCATCACCACCGAGGTGGACGAGGGCGCGGGCATCGTCCGGGTCAGCCGGCGCATGGAGGACGCCGAGTGCCCGCCGTTCTACGCCCGCTCCACCGGCATCACGGGCCGGATCACCCGCCGGCAGGACATCGAGTACCACGCGCCCTGCCTGTATCTGCTGCACAGCCGTATCGCGCCGACGGGGGTCGCGCCCGCGCCGGACGGCAGCGACCCGCACGGCTTCCGCACCGAGATCACCTACGCCATCACCCCCGCGTCGGACGGCAGGGTGTACGACTTCTGGGCGGTCTCCCGGGACTGGGCCACGGACGACGCCGAGGTCACCGAGTTCCTGCGGGCCAACAACCACACCGTGGTGATGCAGGACGTGGACGCCCTGCGTCTGCTCCAGCGCACCCTGGACACCGAACGCACCGGCTACCAGGAGCTGAGCATCAACATCGACACCGGCGGCCTGGCCGCCCGCCGCATCCTGACCCGGCTCGCCGAGGAGGGCGACAAGCCGCAGGAGCGGGTCCGGTGA
- a CDS encoding cold-shock protein has protein sequence MAVGRVVRFDGMRGYGFIAPEQGGEDVFLHVNDLLIPESSVRSGLAVEFEVENGGRGLKASSVRFAKDAEGAPSQTAESADRVAAAADGQEPMCDVLGSAEYTREVTELLLACVPDLTGQQILATRKQLVLFAKRHGWIED, from the coding sequence ATGGCTGTCGGCAGGGTGGTCCGGTTCGACGGGATGCGTGGGTACGGCTTCATCGCGCCGGAGCAGGGCGGGGAGGACGTCTTCCTGCATGTGAACGACTTGCTGATTCCCGAGTCGTCCGTGCGGTCGGGCCTGGCGGTGGAGTTCGAGGTGGAGAACGGCGGACGCGGGCTGAAGGCCTCCTCCGTCCGGTTCGCGAAGGACGCGGAAGGGGCGCCGTCGCAGACCGCCGAGTCCGCCGACCGCGTTGCGGCCGCAGCCGACGGCCAGGAACCGATGTGCGACGTGCTCGGCTCGGCCGAGTACACACGCGAGGTGACGGAGCTGCTGCTGGCCTGCGTCCCAGACCTGACGGGACAACAGATCCTGGCCACGCGCAAGCAGTTGGTCCTGTTCGCCAAACGGCACGGCTGGATCGAGGACTGA
- the htpG gene encoding molecular chaperone HtpG — MSTETLEFQAEARQLLQLMVHSIYSNKDIFLRELISNASDALDKRRLAGLTDDRLRADDLHIAIEADQEARTLTVRDNGIGMSREDVVGLIGTIARSGTAETLRRMKESAESAELIGQFGVGFYSVFMVADKVTLHTRKAGEETGVRWESDGGGTYTMETAPDLPEGTAVTVHLRPADEEDALHDYADAWKIREIVKRYSDFIAFPIRMGDDTLNSMKALWARPRSEVGEEEYREFYRHISHDWTDPLETIRMRAEGTFEYEALLFLPARAPHDLFQRDARHGIQLYVKRVFIMDDTRELLPSHLRFVKGVVDAADLSLNISREILQQDRHIQLIRRRLAKKVLSTVKDLMTNDADKYRTFWREFGPAVKEGLLDPAEDHKAILDIASFASTAGEEPTTLADYIARMKDGQDKIYFMTGESRAQVENSPHLEAFKAKEYEVLLLTDPVDEIWAEAVGDYDGKEFRSVARGAVDLPAEEEVPEEKSGAYAPLLSWLGETLDGVKDVRLTTRLTSSPACLVSDADGISPTLEKMYRAMGQELPAVRRILELNPGHPLVSGLREAYEQRAQDPELTETAELLYGTALLAEGGDLADPARFAKLLADRLARTI, encoded by the coding sequence ATGAGCACCGAGACGCTGGAGTTCCAGGCCGAAGCGCGCCAGCTCCTGCAGCTGATGGTCCACTCGATCTACTCGAACAAGGACATCTTCCTGAGGGAACTCATCTCCAACGCCTCCGACGCCCTGGACAAGCGGCGCCTGGCGGGTCTCACCGACGACCGCCTCAGGGCCGACGACCTGCACATCGCGATCGAGGCGGACCAGGAAGCCCGCACCCTGACCGTGCGCGACAACGGCATCGGCATGTCCCGCGAGGACGTGGTGGGCCTCATCGGCACCATCGCCCGCTCCGGTACGGCCGAGACACTGCGCCGGATGAAGGAGAGTGCGGAATCGGCCGAGCTGATCGGCCAGTTCGGAGTCGGCTTCTACTCCGTCTTCATGGTCGCCGACAAGGTCACCCTCCACACTCGCAAGGCCGGTGAGGAGACCGGTGTGCGCTGGGAGTCGGACGGCGGCGGCACCTACACCATGGAGACCGCCCCGGACCTGCCGGAGGGCACGGCGGTCACCGTCCACCTGCGTCCCGCGGACGAGGAGGACGCCCTCCACGACTACGCCGACGCGTGGAAGATCCGGGAGATCGTCAAGCGGTACTCGGACTTCATCGCGTTCCCCATCCGGATGGGCGACGACACCCTCAACTCGATGAAGGCGCTGTGGGCGCGCCCGCGCTCCGAGGTCGGGGAGGAGGAGTACCGGGAGTTCTACCGGCACATCAGCCACGACTGGACCGACCCGCTGGAGACCATCCGGATGCGGGCGGAGGGCACGTTCGAGTACGAGGCGCTGCTCTTCCTGCCCGCGCGTGCCCCGCACGACCTGTTCCAGCGCGACGCCCGGCACGGCATCCAGCTGTACGTCAAGCGCGTGTTCATCATGGACGACACCCGTGAGCTGCTGCCGTCCCACCTCCGTTTCGTCAAGGGGGTCGTGGACGCCGCCGACCTGTCGCTGAACATCTCCCGTGAGATTCTCCAGCAGGACCGGCACATCCAGCTGATCCGGCGGCGCCTGGCGAAGAAGGTCCTGTCCACGGTCAAGGACCTCATGACGAACGACGCCGACAAGTACCGCACCTTCTGGCGCGAGTTCGGGCCGGCGGTCAAGGAGGGCCTGCTCGATCCGGCCGAGGACCACAAGGCGATCCTCGACATCGCGTCGTTCGCTTCCACCGCCGGCGAGGAGCCCACCACCCTCGCCGACTACATCGCCCGGATGAAGGACGGCCAGGACAAGATCTACTTCATGACCGGCGAGAGCCGCGCGCAGGTCGAGAACTCCCCGCACCTGGAGGCCTTCAAGGCCAAGGAGTACGAGGTCCTGCTGCTCACCGACCCGGTGGACGAGATCTGGGCCGAGGCGGTCGGCGACTACGACGGCAAGGAGTTCCGGTCCGTCGCGCGGGGCGCGGTCGACCTGCCCGCCGAGGAGGAGGTGCCCGAGGAGAAGTCCGGCGCCTACGCGCCGCTGCTGAGCTGGCTGGGCGAGACGCTGGACGGTGTGAAGGACGTACGGCTGACCACTCGGCTGACCAGCTCCCCGGCCTGCCTGGTCAGTGACGCCGACGGTATCTCGCCGACGCTGGAGAAGATGTACAGGGCGATGGGCCAGGAACTGCCTGCGGTGCGGCGGATCCTGGAGCTGAACCCCGGGCACCCGCTGGTCAGCGGGCTGAGGGAGGCGTACGAACAGCGGGCGCAGGACCCGGAGCTGACCGAGACGGCCGAGCTGCTGTACGGTACCGCCCTGCTGGCGGAGGGCGGCGATCTGGCCGACCCGGCCCGATTCGCCAAGCTGCTCGCCGACCGCCTCGCTCGGACGATCTGA
- a CDS encoding phosphocholine-specific phospholipase C — MAEVNRRRFLQLAGATTAFTALSSSIQRAAALPAHHRTGTVQDVEHVVVLMQENRSFDHYFGSLRGVRGFGDPRSVSQNGKSVWKQSDGTKDILPFHPDADDLGLAFIQDLPHGWNDTHAAFNGGKYDKWVPAKGSTTMAYLTREDIPFHYALADAFTLCDAYHCSFMGSTDPNRYYMWTGYVGNDGRGGGPVLGNDEKGYGWTTYPERLEKAGVSWKIYQDVGDGLDANGSWGWIQDAYRGNYGDNSLLYFNQYRDAKPGDPLYDKARTGTDAKQGEGFFDRLKADVKAGKLPQVSWVVAPEAFTEHPNWPANYGAWYVSQVLDALTSNPEVWGKTALFITYDENDGFFDHVVPPFPPASAAQGLSTVDPALDLFKGDISHVAGAYGLGQRVPMLVVSPWSKGGYTCSETLDHTSIIRFIERRFGVHEPNISPWRRTVTGDLTSAFDFSHKDTKPVALPSTAGYQPPDHNRHPDYVPKPPANPSLPKQERGHRPTRPLRYAPVVDASADTANGKLTLTFASGAHAGAAFLVTSGNRTDGPWTYTTEAGKTLSDTWNSFWSGGTHDLAVHGPNGFLRVFKGRGKVAGPEVTARPAGDHLELAFTNKGSGAVQLKVVNGYGGHPATVTVRPGATVQHTVDLTASKRWYDVTVTCDADPAFLRGFAGHVENGRPGVSDPAIVTQ, encoded by the coding sequence ATGGCCGAAGTCAACCGGCGCCGCTTCCTTCAACTCGCGGGTGCCACCACGGCGTTCACGGCGCTGTCCAGCAGCATCCAGCGGGCGGCCGCGCTGCCCGCCCACCACCGCACCGGGACCGTCCAGGACGTCGAGCACGTCGTTGTCCTCATGCAGGAGAACCGATCCTTCGACCACTACTTCGGTTCGCTGCGCGGTGTCCGGGGTTTCGGCGACCCCCGTTCCGTCTCGCAGAACGGCAAGTCCGTCTGGAAGCAGTCCGACGGCACGAAGGACATCCTGCCCTTCCACCCCGACGCCGACGATCTGGGCCTCGCCTTCATCCAGGACCTGCCGCACGGCTGGAACGACACGCACGCCGCCTTCAACGGGGGCAAGTACGACAAGTGGGTACCGGCCAAGGGCAGCACGACCATGGCCTACCTGACCCGCGAGGACATACCGTTCCACTACGCGCTCGCCGACGCCTTCACCCTCTGCGACGCCTACCACTGCTCGTTCATGGGCTCCACCGACCCCAACCGCTACTACATGTGGACGGGTTACGTCGGCAACGACGGTCGGGGCGGCGGCCCGGTGCTCGGCAACGACGAGAAGGGCTACGGCTGGACGACGTACCCCGAGCGCCTGGAGAAGGCCGGGGTCTCCTGGAAGATCTACCAGGACGTCGGCGACGGCCTCGACGCGAACGGCAGCTGGGGCTGGATCCAGGACGCCTACCGCGGCAACTACGGCGACAACTCCCTGCTGTACTTCAACCAGTACCGGGACGCCAAGCCCGGTGACCCGCTGTACGACAAGGCCCGCACCGGCACCGACGCCAAGCAGGGCGAGGGCTTCTTCGACCGGCTGAAGGCCGACGTGAAGGCCGGCAAGCTGCCGCAGGTCTCCTGGGTCGTCGCGCCCGAGGCCTTCACCGAGCACCCCAACTGGCCCGCCAACTACGGCGCCTGGTACGTCTCCCAGGTCCTGGACGCGCTGACCAGCAACCCCGAGGTGTGGGGCAAGACCGCGCTGTTCATCACCTACGACGAGAACGACGGCTTCTTCGACCACGTCGTCCCGCCGTTCCCGCCGGCCTCCGCCGCGCAGGGCCTGTCGACCGTGGACCCCGCCCTCGACCTGTTCAAGGGCGACATCAGCCACGTCGCCGGTGCCTACGGGCTCGGGCAGCGCGTGCCGATGCTCGTCGTCTCGCCGTGGAGCAAGGGCGGTTACACCTGCTCCGAGACCCTCGACCACACCTCGATCATCCGCTTCATCGAGCGCCGCTTCGGTGTGCACGAGCCGAACATCTCGCCCTGGCGGCGGACCGTCACCGGCGACCTGACCAGTGCCTTCGACTTCTCCCACAAGGACACCAAGCCGGTCGCGCTGCCGTCCACGGCCGGCTACCAGCCGCCGGACCACAACCGGCACCCCGACTACGTGCCCAAGCCCCCGGCGAACCCGTCCCTGCCCAAGCAGGAGCGCGGGCACCGCCCCACCCGCCCGCTCAGGTACGCCCCGGTGGTGGACGCCTCCGCGGACACCGCGAACGGCAAGCTCACGCTCACGTTCGCCTCGGGAGCGCACGCGGGCGCCGCCTTCCTCGTGACCTCCGGCAACCGCACCGACGGTCCCTGGACCTACACCACCGAGGCCGGCAAGACCCTCTCCGACACCTGGAACTCGTTCTGGTCGGGCGGCACCCACGACCTCGCGGTGCACGGCCCGAACGGTTTCCTGCGCGTCTTCAAGGGCAGGGGCAAGGTCGCCGGCCCGGAGGTGACCGCCCGGCCGGCCGGCGACCACCTGGAACTCGCCTTCACGAACAAGGGCTCCGGGGCCGTGCAGCTCAAGGTCGTGAACGGTTACGGCGGTCACCCGGCCACCGTGACCGTACGGCCCGGCGCGACCGTCCAGCACACCGTCGACCTCACGGCGAGCAAGCGCTGGTACGACGTGACCGTCACCTGCGACGCCGACCCGGCGTTCCTGCGCGGCTTCGCCGGCCATGTCGAGAACGGGCGTCCGGGCGTCAGCGACCCGGCGATCGTCACACAGTGA
- a CDS encoding phospholipid scramblase-related protein yields MTTQSNTPAGWYPDPHGAPQTLRYWDGTQWTQHTNPAQAPAGQAPQAQAAAQQQAPAQQFGVPQQQAADPKVQRQVQQKAGVQAGGPGGGTLFTEPVLVVNQKAKLIELTNEYKVMDQHGRDIGSVTEVGQGALKKILRFVSSLDQFMTHKLEIRDAYGQPQLVLTRPAKFFKSRVVVTRPDGSPVGEIVQQNMIGKINFAMNANGQQVGAIKAENWRAWNFAIVDHADNEVARITKTWEGLAKTLFTTADNYVLQIHYQLPEPLLSLVVATALTVDTALKQDSRGWN; encoded by the coding sequence GTGACCACGCAATCCAACACTCCTGCAGGCTGGTACCCCGATCCGCACGGAGCGCCCCAGACGCTCCGCTACTGGGACGGCACACAGTGGACCCAGCACACCAACCCGGCGCAGGCACCGGCCGGCCAGGCTCCGCAGGCGCAGGCCGCCGCGCAGCAGCAGGCGCCCGCCCAGCAGTTCGGCGTCCCGCAGCAGCAGGCCGCCGACCCCAAGGTGCAGCGGCAGGTGCAGCAGAAGGCGGGTGTGCAGGCGGGCGGCCCCGGCGGCGGCACCCTGTTCACCGAGCCCGTTCTGGTCGTGAACCAGAAGGCCAAGCTGATCGAGCTGACCAACGAGTACAAGGTCATGGACCAGCACGGCCGGGACATCGGCTCGGTCACCGAGGTCGGGCAGGGCGCGCTGAAGAAGATCCTGCGCTTCGTCTCCAGCCTCGACCAGTTCATGACCCACAAGCTGGAGATCCGTGACGCCTATGGTCAGCCCCAGCTGGTGCTGACCCGGCCCGCGAAGTTCTTCAAGTCCCGGGTCGTCGTGACGCGCCCGGACGGCTCGCCGGTCGGTGAGATCGTCCAGCAGAACATGATCGGGAAGATCAACTTCGCGATGAACGCGAACGGCCAGCAGGTCGGCGCGATCAAGGCGGAGAACTGGCGGGCCTGGAACTTCGCGATCGTCGACCACGCGGACAACGAGGTCGCCCGGATCACCAAGACCTGGGAAGGCCTCGCCAAGACCCTGTTCACGACCGCGGACAACTACGTCCTGCAGATCCACTACCAGCTTCCCGAGCCGCTGCTGAGCCTCGTGGTGGCGACGGCCCTGACCGTCGACACCGCCCTCAAGCAGGACTCGCGGGGCTGGAACTGA